The Gordonibacter urolithinfaciens genome contains a region encoding:
- the dnaG gene encoding DNA primase: MAGTISEEDIQKVREASDLVAIIGERTPVKQRGRDFWCCCPLHNEKTPSFKIDPVLQLWHCFGCNEGGDVFGFLMKTEDLSFPEAVRKLAERAHIDIADTGGRGGVPSSKKARLKAVCEATAAFYHTQLMRNPDADAAAARSYLAGRGLGGDVPRRWRLGFAPGRGQLVRHLSAQGFSAEEMVEANVAMKDRGGKLRDRFFNRVMFPIGDAQGECIAFGGRVIGKGEPKYLNSQETSVFHKSQVLYGLDHAKAAMAATGVAVVVEGYTDVIALHEAGIGNAVATLGTALTMRHIRLLARHAQHKIVYLFDGDEAGQRAADRALGFIDDSMTPEAGRAKVELAAVTLPDNLDPAEFVGARGADALRELIARAQPLLKYGIERRLAAHDLGSAEGRSRALVDALAVLAPIKDSLLAKDYAVQIASRCRAREEDVLEQLARLEPPRRAAEADDGGPGRAGAPAGDGRLPAADPGAAAPGGGAPRRAGLSQPEANRRRFEREFLSLAAQHPELALAHADALASTQWHEPVHATLAQSMLATLAEDPAAPAARVIGDAARVLPQASGILTSGSMAGATEPEPLARFLAEELAIGDAEDAVAALRAQLSDPSALPADEYEMLFQTVTAMQKDLTRRRLAHKAV, from the coding sequence ATGGCGGGCACCATCAGCGAAGAGGACATCCAGAAGGTGCGCGAGGCGTCCGACCTCGTGGCCATTATCGGCGAGCGCACGCCCGTGAAGCAGCGCGGCCGCGACTTCTGGTGCTGCTGCCCGCTGCACAACGAGAAGACGCCCTCGTTCAAGATCGACCCCGTGCTGCAGCTGTGGCATTGCTTCGGCTGCAACGAGGGGGGCGACGTGTTCGGCTTCCTCATGAAGACCGAGGATCTGTCGTTTCCCGAGGCGGTGCGGAAGCTGGCCGAGCGGGCGCACATCGACATCGCCGACACGGGCGGCCGCGGCGGCGTGCCGAGCTCCAAGAAGGCGCGCCTGAAGGCGGTATGCGAGGCGACGGCCGCGTTCTACCACACCCAGCTCATGCGCAACCCGGACGCCGACGCGGCCGCCGCCCGCAGCTACCTGGCGGGCCGCGGCCTGGGCGGCGACGTTCCGCGCCGCTGGCGGCTGGGCTTCGCGCCGGGGCGCGGGCAGCTCGTGCGGCACCTGTCCGCGCAGGGCTTCTCGGCCGAGGAGATGGTGGAGGCGAACGTGGCCATGAAGGACCGCGGCGGCAAGCTGCGCGACCGCTTCTTCAACCGCGTGATGTTCCCCATCGGCGACGCGCAGGGCGAGTGCATCGCGTTCGGCGGGCGCGTCATCGGCAAGGGCGAGCCGAAGTACCTGAACTCGCAGGAGACGTCGGTGTTCCACAAGTCGCAGGTGCTCTACGGGCTGGACCACGCGAAGGCGGCTATGGCCGCCACGGGCGTGGCCGTGGTGGTGGAGGGGTACACCGACGTCATCGCGCTGCACGAGGCCGGCATAGGCAACGCGGTGGCCACGCTCGGCACCGCGCTCACCATGCGCCACATACGCCTGCTCGCGCGCCACGCGCAGCACAAGATCGTGTACCTGTTCGACGGCGACGAGGCGGGGCAGCGCGCCGCCGACCGCGCGCTCGGCTTCATCGACGACTCCATGACGCCGGAGGCGGGGCGGGCGAAGGTGGAGCTGGCCGCCGTCACGCTGCCGGACAACCTGGACCCTGCGGAGTTCGTGGGCGCGCGCGGCGCCGACGCGCTGCGCGAGCTCATCGCGCGCGCCCAGCCCCTGCTGAAGTACGGCATCGAGCGCCGCCTGGCCGCGCACGACCTGGGCAGCGCCGAGGGTCGCTCGCGCGCGCTCGTCGACGCGCTCGCGGTGCTCGCGCCCATCAAGGACTCGCTTCTGGCGAAGGACTACGCCGTGCAGATAGCGAGCCGCTGCCGGGCCCGCGAGGAGGACGTGCTCGAGCAGCTGGCGCGCCTGGAGCCGCCGCGCCGCGCCGCCGAGGCGGATGACGGCGGGCCGGGCCGTGCGGGCGCACCCGCAGGCGACGGGCGCCTTCCCGCGGCGGACCCGGGAGCCGCGGCCCCGGGCGGGGGCGCGCCGCGCCGCGCGGGGCTGTCCCAGCCCGAGGCGAACCGGCGCCGCTTCGAGCGCGAGTTCCTAAGCCTTGCGGCCCAGCACCCCGAGCTCGCCCTGGCACACGCTGACGCGCTCGCCAGCACGCAGTGGCACGAGCCGGTGCACGCCACGCTCGCGCAGAGCATGCTGGCCACGCTGGCCGAGGACCCCGCCGCGCCCGCGGCGCGCGTCATCGGCGACGCCGCCCGCGTGCTGCCGCAGGCGTCGGGCATCCTCACGTCCGGCTCCATGGCCGGCGCGACCGAGCCGGAGCCGCTCGCGCGCTTCCTGGCGGAGGAGCTGGCCATCGGCGACGCCGAGGACGCCGTGGCCGCCCTGCGCGCCCAGCTGTCCGACCCGTCCGCCCTGCCCGCCGACGAGTACGAGATGCTGTTCCAGACCGTGACCGCCATGCAGAAGGACCTCACCCGCCGCCGCCTCGCGCACAAGGCCGTGTAG